The nucleotide window TGGTTTCCCTTTATAATGTCCGTGAGCGGTGCCAATAGAAATCGCTAAAGAATCTACATCTGTAAGCTCCACAAATCTTTTCGCATCTTCAACGGTAGTATATATACTATCACTATTGTCATTATTTCTATAATTTTCACTGTTGCCAACATGCCCAATTTCGGCTTCTACAACTACTCCTCTCAAATGAGCATATTTTACTATCTCTTTTGTTTTTCTAACATTGTCTTCGAATGGTTCCATAGAAGCGTCTATCATTACTGAGTTGAATCCATTGTCTATTGCTTTCATGATCAAGTCTTTTTTTGTACCATGGTCAAAATGCAAAACTGCAGGAATCTTAGCCTTTTCACCATAGTATTTACCCAAATAAAGTGCTTCATCAAGTGATAAAAAATCTTCATGTGCCTCTGCGTATGCCAAAATAATAGGTAGATTTAATTTTTCCGCAACTTCAATATATGCTTTTATAGAGTTCTGGTCTACGAAATTTGGAGCCGGTATAGCGAAATTATATTTCCTTGCAATTTTAAATAATTCTTTTGATGATACTAACAAGAGATCATCTCCTTATATTTAATATTTTATGATAGATAACATTTTCAAAATCTTAATGGGAGCATTAAAACTCCCATTAAGATTTTTTATTATTTAGAACAGATTCATGATCTTTAAAATTATCCATGTTAATGGATTAGCACCATCACATATACTTGATATTTGAGAAGCACCACTAGGGAATTTAAATGCAGCATCCGTTGCAGCCTGTGTAAGAAGTGGTGCAACATTAGTTGCAATTAAAAGTCCTACACCAATTACAATTGCTCCAATTAAAACTGACCTAAACACATTTCCTCTTGTGATAGGCGCTATCATCGCCACCATAAACGGTATTGTAGCTAAATCTCCAAATGGCAAAACATTGTTACCTGGCAGTATTACCGCAATCAATATCGTAATAGGTACTAAAATTAACGCTGTAGATATTGCTGCAGGATGACCAACCGCAACTGCAGAATCAAGCCCTATATAGAATTCTTTACCTGCAAATCTTTTCTGCATAAATGATTTTGCGGCTTCGGAAATTGGTATAAGGCCTTCCATGAGTATTTTTACCATCCTTGGCATCAAAAACATTACACCAGCCATAGACATTCCAAGATTTAAAGTCGTCTTTGCATCAAATTTTGCTAATATACCTAATATCAATCCCAAGATTAAACCTAATACAACAGGCTCTCCAAATATGCCAAATTTCTTATTAATTGTATCAGGATCTGCTTCAATTTTGTTAATGTAAGGTATTTTGTCAATTAATTTATTCAATGG belongs to Thermoanaerobacterium sp. PSU-2 and includes:
- a CDS encoding class II fructose-bisphosphate aldolase; protein product: MLVSSKELFKIARKYNFAIPAPNFVDQNSIKAYIEVAEKLNLPIILAYAEAHEDFLSLDEALYLGKYYGEKAKIPAVLHFDHGTKKDLIMKAIDNGFNSVMIDASMEPFEDNVRKTKEIVKYAHLRGVVVEAEIGHVGNSENYRNNDNSDSIYTTVEDAKRFVELTDVDSLAISIGTAHGHYKGKPVIDFNRLREIRNAVDIPLVLHGGSSSGDDNLKRCATEGISKINIYTDLVTAACDRVKNTQFSDYYELLYAQREGMKECLEHYYDVFETNKYRQANVI
- a CDS encoding PTS galactitol transporter subunit IIC yields the protein MSVIKYLLDLGAVVMLPIIIFILGMILGEKPGKAFRSALTIGIGFIGINLVIGLLVNNLGPAAQAMVKNMGVKLNVIDVGWPASSAIAFASKVGAFVIPLGLAINIIMLATRLTKTVNVDFWNYWHFAFTGALVTAATGNLTLGLIAAAINAAIVLKLADWTAKTVQDFYGLPGISLPHGFSAAYVPIAIPLNKLIDKIPYINKIEADPDTINKKFGIFGEPVVLGLILGLILGILAKFDAKTTLNLGMSMAGVMFLMPRMVKILMEGLIPISEAAKSFMQKRFAGKEFYIGLDSAVAVGHPAAISTALILVPITILIAVILPGNNVLPFGDLATIPFMVAMIAPITRGNVFRSVLIGAIVIGVGLLIATNVAPLLTQAATDAAFKFPSGASQISSICDGANPLTWIILKIMNLF